In Streptococcus mitis, the DNA window TGACTTCGAACATACGAGCCAAAACCCTCATAACATTGCCATCTACAGCCGGCTCAGGCAAGTTAAAAGCAATACTGGAAATGGCTCCTGCAGTGTAAGGACCAATCCCTTTCAAACTGGAAATTCCTTCATAGGTGTTTGGAAATCGACCACCAAAAGCCGTCATAATCTGCTGGGCTGCAGCCTGCATATTGCGCACTCGAGAATAATAACCCAAACCTTCCCAAGCCTTCAACAAACGCTCTTCAGGGGCATTCGCCAAACTTTCCACTGTTGGAAACCAGTCCAAGAATCGTTCGTAGTAAGGGATAACCGTATCCACCCTGGTCTGCTGGAGCATAATCTCAGAAACCCAGATATAATAAGGATTTTTACTTCTACGCCACGGTAAATCTCTTTTGTTTTCATCATACCAAGCGAGAAGTTTCTCACGGAAAGAAATAATCTTCTCCTCCGGCCACATGACGATACCGTATTCTTTCAAATCTAACATATCTCTAGTATAACACAGAAGACTCTAACTGTCCTTTTCCTAGTATTAAAAAGCCTCTTTCCAAGGGAAAGAGGACTAAATCTTATTGATGAACTGCTTGAGCTGCTGTGATAAGGGTCAACTTATACACATCATCCGCATTACATCCACGAGAAAGGTCATTAACTGGCTTGTTCAAACCTTGCAAAACAGGTCCTACAGCCGCAAAACCACCAAGGCGTTCGGCCATCTTGTAGCCAATATTTCCTGCCTCGATACCTGGGAAGATAAAGACATTTGCTTGACCAGCTACTGTACTTCCAGGAGCTTTCAAAGCTGCAGTTTCGGGAACAAAGGCCGCATCAAATTGCAACTCACCATCGATTTCGAGGTCAGGGCGCAAGTCGTGAGCAATTTTAGTTGCTTCAACGACCTTATCGACGCTTTCACCAAATCCTGAACCTTTAGTAGAATAGCTTAGCATAGCAATTTTAGGTTCGATGCCAAACATCTTAGCTGTGATTGCTGAGTTGATGGCAATTTCAGCCAAGGCTTCTGCATCAGGATTGATATTGATAGCACAGTCTCCAAATAGGTAACGTTCCGTACCACGAACCATGAGGAAGGCACCTGACGTACGCGTTACATTTGGACGAGTTTTGATAATTTGAAGGGCTGGGCGAACTGTTGAAGCAGTTGAGTGAATCGCTCCTGACACCATTCCATCAACCAAGCCCAAGTATACCAACATAACACCAAAGTAGTTAACATCTTCAACCAAAACCTTGCGTGCATCTTCTTCAGATATTTTGCCCTTACGACGCTCTACCAAAGCAGTAACCATTTCTTCAAATTGAGGATAGTGTTGAGGGTCAATGACTTCATAGCCATCTGCAATACCTTCAATTTCAAGATAAATTTTAATTTTTTCAGGATTTCCAAGCAAAACAGGAATCACTTCTGTTTCTTTTACCAAGCGTTTAGTTGCTTGAAGAATACGAGGTTCTTCCCCTTCAGGGAGAACGATACGAGCATTTTTACCAACCAAGTTGGCTTTGAGACTTTCAAAAACTTCCATGAGTTTTCTCCTTTAAGATAATAATTATACTCTGAAACTGTTTTTATAGAGTATTAGTTGATAACTGGGTAATAAGGTTGCTAAAATCATCCGGCAAGGGACTTTCTAACTGCAAGTCTTGCTCTAAAAATGGATGATAAAAAGTTAAGGAATGACAATGTAGGGCCTGGCGCTGAATTCCATCGTCTAGACTACCACCGTACAAGTCATCTCCCAACAAAGGAAAACCAATATGAGAAAAATGGACTCGGATTTGGTGGGTTCGCCCAGTGTGCAAACGAATATCTACCAAGTGAATATTTCCATAAGAAGCTACAATCTTGTAAGAAGTATGAGCATACTTTCCACCTTTAGCCACACGTCTGGTGATAATAGATTCTTCATCACGAGCAATCGGGGCAATAATTTCTCCCTCTTGCTCCAAGTGTCCATCACCTTTAACTAAAGCAAAGTAGCGTTTTTCAATGGACTTCTTCTGCAACTGCTTGTCTAATCGTGCGTGGGCATAGCCGTGCTTGGCAAAGAGCATCAAGCCAGAAGTGTCCCTATCAAGTCTTGTCACAATGTGAACCTGCTGATTTTCATAGTCTTGCTTGACGTAGTAACCCTTGATAAAATTGGCAATGGTATTGGAGTGATTGACACTAGGAATAGAAGCCACTCCATAGGGTTTATTTAAGACTAGAAAATGGTCATCCTCATAGAGAATATCCAGTGGGCGCTCGATAGCTTCTAGAGTTTCAAAGCCTTCCTCAGCGGGAATATCGATGATAACTAGGTCTCCAATATCCAATAGATAGGTTGCATTTTGCGGTTGGTCATTGACCAGAATAGCTCCACCCCAAAACTTAATCTTGGCCAGAAGCCCCTTAGAAACCTCGTGCTTTTTCAAAAAGGTCTTAACCTTGACATGCTCATCTGCGATAAATTCAAACCTCATTCGTCCACCTCACCGATGAAAGCATCCTTAACACGGTTCCAAAAACTGGTATGGCTAGGTGATGCGACAAAGTGAATCTTATGATGGTCGATTTGATACTCGATTCGCTCAATATTGCGGAAGGAATAAACGCTATTGTCAACCGAAATGGTGTGGTAATCATTTCTTGTTGGAATGAGATCAATCTTGTCCTTCTTAGGCACAATAATGGAAGAGCCCAGCGTTCGATAGACACGATTATTTAGGCTGGCAATTTCCGTCAACTGAAGAGCTTCAATGGTAGGATGTAACACTGCACCGCCAAGAGACTTATTATAAGCCGTACTACCAGTCGGTGTCGAAACTGTTAGCCCATCTCCACGAAAACGTTCAAAGTGGACACCGTTAATCACAACATCCGCCACCATGGTTCGATCAGACCTGCGGATACTGGCTTCATTCAGTGCTCTAAAAATCTTCACTTCACCATTTTCAAGAAAAACCTTCACATTCAGAACAGGGTATGAGACTCTTGCTCCGGTATCTAGCTGCAAATTAGTCACTAGCTTGTCCAACTCAAAATCACGGTAGTCCGTATAGAAACCCAAATGTCCAGTGTGAACACCAATGAAGCGGACCTTGTCAAGCTGGTTTTCGTACTTATGAAAGGCCGACAAGAGCATACCATCCCCACCAATGGAAATGACAATGTCCGGATTGGTATCATTGAGTATAAACTGATTTCTCTTCAAACGATCTCGCAATTCATACAAAACCCTTTGACTCTGTGGTTTCCTATTAGCTATCAGGTCAATTCGTTTACCTGTATTCTTCATCTGTATCGTCACTGTTTCCTACACCATCATTTAATTTTCTACTCAAAGGATCAAAAAGTGCCTGGGCTTCTTGGATATCATCACGAATTTTACCCATTTCTTCATCCAACTGATGGGCAATCTTGGCCGTGATTTCCAGCCGCTTCTTAATCTCCTCTGGGAAATCCCCTTGGTACTTGTAGTTGAGAGAATGTTCTATCGTTGCCCAGAAATTCATGGCCAAAGTACGAATTTGAATTTCCGCCAAAATGGTCTTTGCTCCATTGATGGTGTCAACCGTATATTCTACTACCACATGATAGGAACGGTAGCCTGATGCTTTTCGATGAGTAATGTAATCTCGCTCCTGTATGATTCGCATATCCTGACGTTTGCGCAAAATATCCACTACTTCCTTAACGTCATCTACAAACTGAACCATCACACGCAAACCAGCAATATCTTGCAAATCGTGTTCCAAGGTCGCATAAGTAATGCCACGCCGAGCCATTTTTTCCCTGATGCTCTCAATCGGCTTGACTCGACCAGTCACAAACTCAATAGGAGAATGCTTATTTTGCTTACGATATTGCTTCCGAATACCACGTAGTTTAATCTTTAACTCACCAACAGCTTGAATGTAAGGATCTAGAAATTCTTCCCATTCTAAGGTCATATATTCTCCCTTGTTCTCATATTATCCTTCAAAAATATCTTTGATTTTTTCTCCAGATTCATATACAATAAATACAATGCTTATTATACCATAAATCCGCTTTCAACGATAAAGAAAAGGTAAGAAAAATGAAACATTTAGAAATTGAATTGAAAACACTCTTGAAAAAAGATGAATACAATCGTCTAAAGGACCAGTTCACAGACGTCACTCCTGTTCTTCAAAAAAATTACTACATAGACACGCCTGATTTTGAACTGAGAGAAAAGAAAGTTGCTATGCGCATTCGAACCTTTGAAGACTGGGCAGAATTGACACTCAAAGTCCCACAAAGTGTTGGAAACATGGAATACAACCAAAAATTGCAACTAAAAGATGCTGAAAACTATCTGAGCAAGAAAGAACTTCCTCAGGGGCTGATTCTTGATAAATTAGCTAAACATGGTATCCAGAGCAAGAACTGGCAGGTGCTCGGTTGTCTAACGACACTTCGCTATGAAATGCAAACAGCTATTGGTCTCATGGCGTTGGATGAAAGTCAGTACTTTGATATTACAGATTACGAATTGGAGCTTGAAGTAGAAAATCACGAGCAAGGCAAAGAAGATTTCCAGCAATTTTTAGAGGAAAATCAGATTGATTATCAAAAAGCTCCCTCAAAATTGGTTCGATTTATCAAAAGCATGAAAAATAGCTGAAATAATCTCTATTTTTTGGTAAAATAGAAAAGATAAAATACAAAAATCCAAGTTCATATAGGCTAGGCAGATATAGCTAGGATTTAGAAAGTTTACAGAGGACGGTCTATAATGTCAGATAGAAAAAACATGAAACTTTTCGCACTCAACTCTAACCAAGAGATTGCACAGAAAATTGCACAAGCTGTTGGTGTGCCACTTGGAAAACTATCATCACGTCAATTTTCAGACGGAGAAATCCAAGTGAATATCGAAGAAAGTGTCCGTGGTTATGATGTTTACATCATCCAATCAACAAGTTTCCCTGTTAACAACCACCTAATGGAATTGTTAATCATGGTCGATGCTTGTGTTCGCGCAAGTGCCCACAGTATCAACGTTGTCCTTCCATATTTTGGCTATGCACGTCAAGACCGTATCGCTTCACCACGTGAGCCACTTACAGCTAAACTAGTTGCCAATATGCTGGTTAAGGCTGGTGTTGATCGTATCCTTACGCTTGATTTGCATGCTGTTCAGGTGCAAGGCTTCTTTGATATTCCTGTCGATAACCTTTTCACAGTTCCCCTATTTGCAAAACATTATTGCGATAAGGGCTTACTTGGGTCAGATGTTGTTGTCGTCAGCCCTAAAAATTCAGGTGTAAAGCGTGCCCGTAGCTTGGCTGAGTATCTTGATGCTCCTATCGCCATTATCGACTACCCTCAAGACGATGCTACTCGCAACGAAGGTTATATTATCGGTGATGTTGAAGGTAAGAAAGCCATCTTGATTGACGATATTTTAAATACTGGACGCACCTTCTCTGAAGCTGCTAAAATCGTTGAACGTGAAGGGGCTACAGAAATTTATGCTGTTTCTAGCCACGGTCTCTTCGTTGAGGGAGCTGCTGAACTTCTCGACAATACTAATATTAAAGAAATTCTTGTGACTGATTCAGTAGCAACAAAAGAAAAAACTCCTAAAAACGTATGCTACATCACTGCTAGTGAGTTAATTGGTGATGCCATCGTCCGTATCCACGAAAGAAAACCAGTCAGCCCACTCTTTGCCTACAACAAAAAGAAATAAGGTGATTCTTTGATTTATTTGGACAATGCTGCAACGACTCCCATGTCAACAGTTGCTATTTCAGCTATGACCAAGGTTATGCAAGAAACCCATGGCAATCCTTCTAGTATTCATGGTCATGGTCGTCAAGCTGGAAAACTCTTGAGAGAAGCCCGTCAGGAACTAGCCCAGTTACTGGGGACAAAACCTCAACATATCTTTTTCACTTCTGGTGGTACTGAAGGAAACAATACTGCCATCATTGGCTACTGCCTTCGTCATCAAGAACAAGGAAAACATATCATCACAACTGCCATTGAGCACCATGCTGTCCTTGAAACGATTGATTACTTGGTTCAACACTTTGGGTTTGAAGCAACCATTATCCAGCCAGAAAATCAAGAAATCACAGCTCAACAAATTCAAAAAGCTTTACGTGACGATACGATTTTGGTTTCAACCATGTTTGCCAATAATGAGACAGGAAACCTACTGCCCATTGCTGAAATTGGCCAAATACTCAAGCAACACCCTGCCGCCTATCATGTCGATGCAGTTCAGGCTATTGGCAAAATACCAATTCATCCCGAAGAATTGGGCATTGATTTTCTCACCGCTTCTGCCCATAAATTCCATGGCCCTAAGGGAATCGGCTTTCTCTACGCATCTAGCATGGACTTTGATTCCTATCTACATGGCGGAGACCAAGAACAGAAAAAACGTGCAGGGACTGAAAATCTAGCTGCCATAGTGGCTATGGTTGCAGCCCTAAAAGAAGACCTAGAAAAGCAAGAAGAACATTTTCAACATGTACAAAATTTAGACACTGCCTTTCTTGCAGAGCTAGAGGACATTCAATATTACTTGAATAGAGGAGAACATCATCTCCCTTATGTTCTCAATATTGGATTTCCTGGTCAGAAAAATGACCTCTTACTCCTTCGTCTAGATTTAGCTGGAATTTCAATCTCTACTGGCTCAGCTTGCACTGCAGGCATTGTACAATCCAGCCATGTTCTTGAAGCCATGTACGGGGCAAATTCAGAACATCTGAAGGAATCCGTTCGTATCAGTTTGTCGCCAGAAAATACTGTTGAAGACCTACATACCCTCGCAAAAACCTTAAAAGAAATTATCGGAGGTTAGCCATATGGCATTTGAAAAAACCATTCAGTTAAAAAATTGTCGTTACGACTACACTCTTAGCCCTTCTGTTAAAAAATTCACCCTTAAGGACAATACCTTTTTTGAGACTAAGGTTGGTAACTATGAATTGACTCGCCTTTTGGAAAAAGTTCCGAACAGCGGTGAGGGATTCCAACTCAAAATCATCATTAACAAGGAACTTACAGGTGCTAAAATCAATATCACTGACAAGTTTGGACTACGTCTAGTTGATATTTTCAAATCAGAAGACCACCACATTCATCAGGAAAAATTCTATTTCCTCATGGATAGCTTGGTAGAACGTGGTGTCTTTACAAAATCGGAAAGATAGAGCCAAAATGTTTGAACTGACCTATAAGGACAGCTATCATCTAGAGCGCACTCTCAAGTATGAGGATTATGAGGCTCTCATGCTGGCTCTGTCAGGATGTGTGACTCTGCCAGATACACTTTATGTAACTTCTTTGACCTTTAAAGGGCAAGAAGTTTACCAAGGACTGGTCGGAGACCTCTACCGTTTTCTATCACATGCAGATTTTTTACATCAAAACTAAGATTTTTCTTAGTTTTTTCTTGTTTTTGTTGATTTTTTCACAATGTTTCTATAAAATAGAAGAATAGAAAGGTTGTGATTTTGTGAAAGATAAACAGTCTGCTATTCCAAAAGCTACAGCAAAAAGACTCTCTCTCTACTATCGAATTTTTAAGAGATTTCATGCAGAAAAGATTGAACGTGCCAACTCTAAGCAAATTGCAGAGGCCATTGGGATTGATTCCGCGACCGTACGTCGTGATTTTTCCTATTTTGGTGAACTAGGTCGACGTGGTTTTGGCTATGATATCAAAAAACTGATGACATTTTTTGCCGATTTGCTCAATGATAACTCGATCACCAATGTTATGCTGGTAGGTATTGGCAATATGGGCCATGCCCTTCTCCACTACCGCTTCCACGAACGTAACAAGATGAAGATTATCATGGCCTTTGACCTAGATGACCATCCTGAAGTTGGTACCCAAACTCCCGACGGGATTCCTATTTACGGAATTTCTCAAATCAAGGATAAAATTCAGAATGCTGATGTGAAGACTGCTATCCTGACTGTTCCTAGCGTTAAATCCCAAGAGGTTGCCAATCTCTTGGTGGATGCTGGCGTAAAAGGGATTCTCAGTTTTTCACCAGTCCATCTGCATTTACCAAAAGACGTGGTCGTTCAATATGTCGATTTGACAAGTGAACTCCAAACCCTCCTCTATTTCATGCGAAAAGAGGATTAGAAAGCGAAAATCATTTTATGAAAAAACCAGTTATTGGGATTACAGGAAACGAAAAAACTCATCCAGATGATGACATCATGATGAGCTACGTAGCAAAAGGCTTTGTTGAAGGCGTTAAAGACGCTGGAGGGATTCCCATCATCCTACCGATTGGTGATCAAGAAATGGCTAGCCACTATATCAGCATGATTGACAAACTCATCTTGACAGGTGGGCAAAATGTTGATCCAAAATTCTATGGTGAACCAAAAAACATTGATAGCGATGACTACCACCTTCAAAGAGATATCTTTGAACTAGCCCTCATTAAGGAAGCTATTAAACAGAAAAAGCCAATTTTTTCTGTCTGCCGTGGAACTCAACTCTTTAACGTTGCTATGGGTGGAACTTTGTATCAAGATATCGAAGACCACTGGCAGGATTGTTCTGTCGAATACACAACCCAGCGCTTGGTAACCGAACCAGATACTGTTCTTCGAGAAATCTATGGAGAAATCTCCCATATCAACTCCTTTCACCACCAGAGTATCAAGGATTTAGCTCCCAACTTAAAGATTGCAGCTCATGATCCTAAGGATGGTATCATTGAAGCTGTCATAAGTACAGATGATGTTGCCTTTCTCGGTGTCCAATGGCATCCAGAATTTCTATTTGAAAATCGTCCCAAAGATAAAAATCTCTTTGACTATGTCGTTAATGAACTTTAGATTAAATCTGTCTTTTCACGGTAACTAAAATAGCTGGAGTTAGAGACAATCAAATGGTCTAAGAGAACAATTCCCATCAGATCGCAGGCTTCCTTGACAAGTTTAGTGACATGATCATCATTTCGGCTGGGGGCTACCGCTCCTGAAGGATGATTGTGAACCAAGATGAGAGAGGTCGCCATATGCTTAATGGCATAATGAAGAATCTCTCGCGGCTCAGCGATACTACGAGTGGCAGAGCCGATAAAAATCGTCTGCTGATGGATGATTTGATTTTGAGTATTGAGATAGAGCGCCACCAGGTGCTCTTGTTTTTTATGGCCCAATTCCTGTTGCATCTTCTTGGCCAACTTTTGACTGCTGAGAATACTTTCCATCTCAAGAGTCTCGTGTTTATGAATACGATGTCCCAGTTCAATCATGGCTTGTAACTCTATTGCCTTAACTCGCCCGATACCAGATAGACTCTGCAATTCCTGCAGGGTCATTTTTTTCAATTCTGTTAGGCTTGAAAGATTGTTCAAGACTTTCTGGGCAATTTCAAAAACACTGGACTGACGTGTCCCTGTCCTGAGTAAAATAGCTAGCAACTCTTGGTTACTGAGCGCTTCCACTCCTTCTTGGGCAAGTCTTTCTCTTGGCAATAGTGAATCTTCTTGGAATGAAATACTGTACATAAAAATCCTCCTCACTTTATTATTCGTGAGAAGGATGAAAAATTAGATTTTTTTCTCAATGGGGGCTACACTAGCTAAAAGTTTTTTCAAACCAACTTCTGGGAAATTGATTTTCAATTCCTGCGTAGCACCGCTACCTGAAACTTCCAGAACAGTACCTTCGCCCCATTTCTTATGGAGAGCAATGTCACCAATGGACCAATTTGTCTCACTAGACGCAGATTTTGCACCAGCTGAAAATTGACCAAATGGAAGACTGCTTGACTGGATAGTTTTTGGTGCCGCGCCGCGTTTACGATCTTGGATTGCCTGGGCAAGACTCATACCTTGACCGAAGGCAACCCCACCACTGCTATAAGATGCCTTAAAGCTTGTATTGGCTGGACGGGCTAAGCCTTGATACTCAAGCAAGTCTGAACTGATTTCGTTAATAAAACGAGTTGGACGGTTGTAGTTAGTACGACCGAAAAGCAAGCGTGAGTTGGCATTGGTCAGATAGAGAATTTTCTCTGCACGCGTAATTCCTACATAGGCCAGACGGCGTTCTTCCTCTAATTCATCTTGATCTTCAGCCGCACGGCTAAGCGGAAAGACATTTTCTTCCATCCCAATCAAAAAGACAACTGGAAACTCGAGACCTTTGGCGGCATGCAGAGTCATCAAGGTCACTTCTGATGTCTCCTGACTACCTGAATCTGTGTCCGCAATCAAGGCCAAGTCATTTAAGAAACGACTCAGTTTATCCAAACCAGTTTCCTCTTCTGCACCATCAGAAGTGTCATCAAAGTTTTTCGTCACAGAGAGGAACTCTTCGATATTTTCAACCCGAGCCTTGCTTTCTAGAGTCGCTTGGGCATTGAGAATATCGACGTAACCTGTTTTTTCTAGGACAGCCTCAACCAACTCAGTGATACTTAATTGGTCCAGTTGCTCCCGCAAATCCAGAACCATATTGGCAAAATCCCAGATAGATTGAGCTGCTTTTCCTTTGATGCCAGATAACATGATATTTGCTGAAGCATCTAGCATAGACATATTTTGCATATTCGCAAAATCACGGATTTTCTCAACAGTGCCTGGCCCGATTCCACGTTTAGGCTCGTTGATAATACGTTCAAAACTGATATTGTCACTCAAATTGGCAATAAGGTTGAGGTAGGCAATAATATCACGAATTTCCTTACGACTGTAGAATTTAGTCCCACCAACCATGGTATAAGGAATATTAGACTTGAGCAGGGCTTCCTCAATAGTACGAGACTGCGCATTAGTCCGATAGAGAACTGCAAAATCCTTGTGAAGGAAGTTTTGACTGCGACTAAGTTCATCGATGGTTCTAGCTACAAATACAGCCTCGTCCAGCTCATCATTGGCACGATAGTATACGATTTGCTCCCCATCAGCGTTTTGAGTCCAGAGATTCTTAGGACGGCGGTTTTTATTGTTTTTAATGACCTCATTAGCCGCTTGGAGAATGGTTTTAGTTGAGCGGTAATTTTCCTCCAACAAGACAACCTTGGCTTGAGGATAATCCTTTTCAAAGTCCAAGATGTTCTGCATATCAGCACCACGCCAACCGTAGATAGACTGATCCGCATCCCCAACCACACATATATTTTTAAAGCGAGAAGCCAAGAGTTTAACCAGTTGGTACTGAGCGTGGTTGGTATCTTGGTACTCATCAACGTGGATGTACTGAAATTTCTGCTGATAGTAGGTCAAAACATCAGGATTTTGATCAAAGAGACGTAAGGTCAGCATAATCAAATCATCAAAGTCAACCGACTCTGACTGACGAAGCTCTTTTTGATAGGCTGTATAACACTGGGCTACGATTTGCGTGTACATATCGCCAGCTTGGGCAGCATAAGCCACATCATCAATCAAATCATTCTTAGCATTGGAAATGGTTCCTAAGATGCTTCGTTCATTCCATTTTTTCGGATCAAGGTTCAACTGCTTGAGAATGCGTTTCATAAGTGTTCGCTGTTCACCAGGATCTACAATGGTAAAATTACGATTGTAGCCAATATGATCCGCATCGCGACGGAGGATACGCACACACATGGAGTGAAAGGTCGCTATCAAACAGTCCTGGGTTGCTGGATTAAGTCCGTAAGCACGCTCTTTCATCTCACGCGCAGCCTTGTTAGTAAAGGTAATGGCCAAGATGTTCCACGGATTGACCAGCTTTTCATCAATCAGATAAGCGATGCGATGGGTCAAAACTCGGGTCTTTCCAGAACCAGCCCCCGCCATGATCAACAAGGGACCTTCTGTCGTTTGCACCGCCTCAGCCTGACGGTCATTCATTCCATTTAATAATGCGTTCATCTTTTCTTCCTTACTCTTGAAGTCAATATTTCTATTATATCAGAAATCAGGGAAAATATCTTTACCTAGACTGATTGCTTATAGAAAGCAACTCTTTCATCAGCTGAAGACAAGGCCTTATATCTAGATAAAAAATGAGCTTGGATAGTATTTCCAAACTCATTTGAATTCAATTAAATTATTAGAACAAACCTAGGACAGTTCCATCGCTTTCAACATCCATGTTGAGAGCAGCTGGTCGTTTTGGAAGTCCTGGCATGGTCATGACATCACCAGTTAAG includes these proteins:
- the pta gene encoding phosphate acetyltransferase, whose amino-acid sequence is MEVFESLKANLVGKNARIVLPEGEEPRILQATKRLVKETEVIPVLLGNPEKIKIYLEIEGIADGYEVIDPQHYPQFEEMVTALVERRKGKISEEDARKVLVEDVNYFGVMLVYLGLVDGMVSGAIHSTASTVRPALQIIKTRPNVTRTSGAFLMVRGTERYLFGDCAININPDAEALAEIAINSAITAKMFGIEPKIAMLSYSTKGSGFGESVDKVVEATKIAHDLRPDLEIDGELQFDAAFVPETAALKAPGSTVAGQANVFIFPGIEAGNIGYKMAERLGGFAAVGPVLQGLNKPVNDLSRGCNADDVYKLTLITAAQAVHQ
- a CDS encoding CYTH domain-containing protein; this translates as MKHLEIELKTLLKKDEYNRLKDQFTDVTPVLQKNYYIDTPDFELREKKVAMRIRTFEDWAELTLKVPQSVGNMEYNQKLQLKDAENYLSKKELPQGLILDKLAKHGIQSKNWQVLGCLTTLRYEMQTAIGLMALDESQYFDITDYELELEVENHEQGKEDFQQFLEENQIDYQKAPSKLVRFIKSMKNS
- a CDS encoding DUF4649 family protein, with the translated sequence MFELTYKDSYHLERTLKYEDYEALMLALSGCVTLPDTLYVTSLTFKGQEVYQGLVGDLYRFLSHADFLHQN
- a CDS encoding NAD kinase, which encodes MKNTGKRIDLIANRKPQSQRVLYELRDRLKRNQFILNDTNPDIVISIGGDGMLLSAFHKYENQLDKVRFIGVHTGHLGFYTDYRDFELDKLVTNLQLDTGARVSYPVLNVKVFLENGEVKIFRALNEASIRRSDRTMVADVVINGVHFERFRGDGLTVSTPTGSTAYNKSLGGAVLHPTIEALQLTEIASLNNRVYRTLGSSIIVPKKDKIDLIPTRNDYHTISVDNSVYSFRNIERIEYQIDHHKIHFVASPSHTSFWNRVKDAFIGEVDE
- a CDS encoding gamma-glutamyl-gamma-aminobutyrate hydrolase family protein, with translation MKKPVIGITGNEKTHPDDDIMMSYVAKGFVEGVKDAGGIPIILPIGDQEMASHYISMIDKLILTGGQNVDPKFYGEPKNIDSDDYHLQRDIFELALIKEAIKQKKPIFSVCRGTQLFNVAMGGTLYQDIEDHWQDCSVEYTTQRLVTEPDTVLREIYGEISHINSFHHQSIKDLAPNLKIAAHDPKDGIIEAVISTDDVAFLGVQWHPEFLFENRPKDKNLFDYVVNEL
- a CDS encoding cysteine desulfurase family protein codes for the protein MIYLDNAATTPMSTVAISAMTKVMQETHGNPSSIHGHGRQAGKLLREARQELAQLLGTKPQHIFFTSGGTEGNNTAIIGYCLRHQEQGKHIITTAIEHHAVLETIDYLVQHFGFEATIIQPENQEITAQQIQKALRDDTILVSTMFANNETGNLLPIAEIGQILKQHPAAYHVDAVQAIGKIPIHPEELGIDFLTASAHKFHGPKGIGFLYASSMDFDSYLHGGDQEQKKRAGTENLAAIVAMVAALKEDLEKQEEHFQHVQNLDTAFLAELEDIQYYLNRGEHHLPYVLNIGFPGQKNDLLLLRLDLAGISISTGSACTAGIVQSSHVLEAMYGANSEHLKESVRISLSPENTVEDLHTLAKTLKEIIGG
- a CDS encoding redox-sensing transcriptional repressor Rex — protein: MKDKQSAIPKATAKRLSLYYRIFKRFHAEKIERANSKQIAEAIGIDSATVRRDFSYFGELGRRGFGYDIKKLMTFFADLLNDNSITNVMLVGIGNMGHALLHYRFHERNKMKIIMAFDLDDHPEVGTQTPDGIPIYGISQIKDKIQNADVKTAILTVPSVKSQEVANLLVDAGVKGILSFSPVHLHLPKDVVVQYVDLTSELQTLLYFMRKED
- a CDS encoding GTP pyrophosphokinase, coding for MTLEWEEFLDPYIQAVGELKIKLRGIRKQYRKQNKHSPIEFVTGRVKPIESIREKMARRGITYATLEHDLQDIAGLRVMVQFVDDVKEVVDILRKRQDMRIIQERDYITHRKASGYRSYHVVVEYTVDTINGAKTILAEIQIRTLAMNFWATIEHSLNYKYQGDFPEEIKKRLEITAKIAHQLDEEMGKIRDDIQEAQALFDPLSRKLNDGVGNSDDTDEEYR
- a CDS encoding DUF1831 domain-containing protein, encoding MAFEKTIQLKNCRYDYTLSPSVKKFTLKDNTFFETKVGNYELTRLLEKVPNSGEGFQLKIIINKELTGAKINITDKFGLRLVDIFKSEDHHIHQEKFYFLMDSLVERGVFTKSER
- a CDS encoding ribose-phosphate diphosphokinase, translated to MSDRKNMKLFALNSNQEIAQKIAQAVGVPLGKLSSRQFSDGEIQVNIEESVRGYDVYIIQSTSFPVNNHLMELLIMVDACVRASAHSINVVLPYFGYARQDRIASPREPLTAKLVANMLVKAGVDRILTLDLHAVQVQGFFDIPVDNLFTVPLFAKHYCDKGLLGSDVVVVSPKNSGVKRARSLAEYLDAPIAIIDYPQDDATRNEGYIIGDVEGKKAILIDDILNTGRTFSEAAKIVEREGATEIYAVSSHGLFVEGAAELLDNTNIKEILVTDSVATKEKTPKNVCYITASELIGDAIVRIHERKPVSPLFAYNKKK
- the radC gene encoding RadC family protein, translating into MYSISFQEDSLLPRERLAQEGVEALSNQELLAILLRTGTRQSSVFEIAQKVLNNLSSLTELKKMTLQELQSLSGIGRVKAIELQAMIELGHRIHKHETLEMESILSSQKLAKKMQQELGHKKQEHLVALYLNTQNQIIHQQTIFIGSATRSIAEPREILHYAIKHMATSLILVHNHPSGAVAPSRNDDHVTKLVKEACDLMGIVLLDHLIVSNSSYFSYREKTDLI
- a CDS encoding RluA family pseudouridine synthase — encoded protein: MRFEFIADEHVKVKTFLKKHEVSKGLLAKIKFWGGAILVNDQPQNATYLLDIGDLVIIDIPAEEGFETLEAIERPLDILYEDDHFLVLNKPYGVASIPSVNHSNTIANFIKGYYVKQDYENQQVHIVTRLDRDTSGLMLFAKHGYAHARLDKQLQKKSIEKRYFALVKGDGHLEQEGEIIAPIARDEESIITRRVAKGGKYAHTSYKIVASYGNIHLVDIRLHTGRTHQIRVHFSHIGFPLLGDDLYGGSLDDGIQRQALHCHSLTFYHPFLEQDLQLESPLPDDFSNLITQLSTNTL